The following proteins are encoded in a genomic region of Gossypium hirsutum isolate 1008001.06 chromosome D05, Gossypium_hirsutum_v2.1, whole genome shotgun sequence:
- the LOC107903891 gene encoding uncharacterized protein isoform X2 yields the protein MLMVQLYLERLVMENEKDAFFVVRKGDVVGVFKSFADCQTQVGSSICDPPVSVYKGYALTKETEIYLSSYGLKNARYTIRAADVKEDIFGALMPCPFQEPASSKGETSHYDATKKRPQDMLQLEYGVGLGSLGSIAVADLARKHVKLDPYAEAQITSSGHQSCTLEFDGASKGNPGPAGAAAVLKTDAGNVICKLREGLGIATNNAAEYRALILGLKHALRKGYTNIHVRGDSKLVCMQLQGLWKVKHEHMSELCEQAMKLKDKFLSFQINHVLRESNGAADAEANLAVKLAEGQIQEELA from the exons ATGCTTATGGTTCAGCTTTATTTAGAAAGACTG GTGATGGAAAACGAGAAAGATGCATTCTTTGTAGTGAGAAAGGGAGATGTTGTTGGTGTTTTCAAGAGCTTTGCTGATTGTCAGACCCAAGTTGGATCCTCG ATATGTGATCCTCCAGTCAGTGTCTACAAAGGCTACGCTTTAACAAAGGAAACTGAAATATATCTTTCTTCCTATGGGCTTAAGAATGCTCGCTACACTATTAGAGCTGCAGATGTGAAAGAGGATATTTTTGGAGCGCTCATGCCCTGCCCTTTTCAG GAGCCAGCTTCTTCTAAAGGTGAAACATCTCATTATGATGCAACCAAAAAGAGACCACAGGATATGCTTCAGTTAGAGTATGGGGTAG GACTGGGATCACTTGGTTCAATAGCCGTAGCTGATCTTGCGAGAAAGCATGTCAAGTTGGATCCATATGCTGAAGCTCAAATAACATCCTCTGGTCAT CAATCTTGTACTCTTGAGTTTGATGGTGCATCAAAAGGAAATCCTGGACCTGCTGGTGCAGCAGCTGTATTGAAAACTGATGCTGGAAATGTG ATCTGCAAATTGCGCGAGGGTTTGGGCATAGCAACCAATAATGCTGCTGAATATCGCGCCCTAATTTTAGGGTTGAAACATGCTCTTAGAAAAGGTTATACGAACATTCATGTCCGAGGTGACTCGAAACTCGTTTGTATGCAG CTGCAGGGTTTATGGAAAGTCAAACATGAGCACATGTCTGAGTTGTGTGAGCAAGCAATGAAACTGAAGGATAAGTTTCTTTCATTTCAGATCAATCACGTTTTAAGG GAATCGAATGGCGCGG
- the LOC107903891 gene encoding uncharacterized protein isoform X1, giving the protein MNCLPHMHAYGSALFRKTGNFISTSLNQCHVPLWKRNFEHASVKTVDLEFLLTRFRTQCYSSRKSSSSTKKTSGTKKVDPEQPQVMENEKDAFFVVRKGDVVGVFKSFADCQTQVGSSICDPPVSVYKGYALTKETEIYLSSYGLKNARYTIRAADVKEDIFGALMPCPFQEPASSKGETSHYDATKKRPQDMLQLEYGVGLGSLGSIAVADLARKHVKLDPYAEAQITSSGHQSCTLEFDGASKGNPGPAGAAAVLKTDAGNVICKLREGLGIATNNAAEYRALILGLKHALRKGYTNIHVRGDSKLVCMQLQGLWKVKHEHMSELCEQAMKLKDKFLSFQINHVLRESNGAADAEANLAVKLAEGQIQEELA; this is encoded by the exons ATGAACTGCCTGCCACACATGCATGCTTATGGTTCAGCTTTATTTAGAAAGACTGGTAATTTCATTTCAACTTCTTTGAACCAATGCCATGTTCCCTTATGGAAAAGAAATTTTGAGCACGCGAGTGTTAAGACTGTGGATCTAGAGTTCTTGTTGACAAGATTTCGCACTCAGTGTTACTCTTCCCGGAAAAGTAGTAGTAGTACCAAAAAAACATCCGGGACTAAAAAAGTTGATCCTGAACAACCACAGGTGATGGAAAACGAGAAAGATGCATTCTTTGTAGTGAGAAAGGGAGATGTTGTTGGTGTTTTCAAGAGCTTTGCTGATTGTCAGACCCAAGTTGGATCCTCG ATATGTGATCCTCCAGTCAGTGTCTACAAAGGCTACGCTTTAACAAAGGAAACTGAAATATATCTTTCTTCCTATGGGCTTAAGAATGCTCGCTACACTATTAGAGCTGCAGATGTGAAAGAGGATATTTTTGGAGCGCTCATGCCCTGCCCTTTTCAG GAGCCAGCTTCTTCTAAAGGTGAAACATCTCATTATGATGCAACCAAAAAGAGACCACAGGATATGCTTCAGTTAGAGTATGGGGTAG GACTGGGATCACTTGGTTCAATAGCCGTAGCTGATCTTGCGAGAAAGCATGTCAAGTTGGATCCATATGCTGAAGCTCAAATAACATCCTCTGGTCAT CAATCTTGTACTCTTGAGTTTGATGGTGCATCAAAAGGAAATCCTGGACCTGCTGGTGCAGCAGCTGTATTGAAAACTGATGCTGGAAATGTG ATCTGCAAATTGCGCGAGGGTTTGGGCATAGCAACCAATAATGCTGCTGAATATCGCGCCCTAATTTTAGGGTTGAAACATGCTCTTAGAAAAGGTTATACGAACATTCATGTCCGAGGTGACTCGAAACTCGTTTGTATGCAG CTGCAGGGTTTATGGAAAGTCAAACATGAGCACATGTCTGAGTTGTGTGAGCAAGCAATGAAACTGAAGGATAAGTTTCTTTCATTTCAGATCAATCACGTTTTAAGG GAATCGAATGGCGCGG